The genomic region CCACGAGCGAGGCTGCCAGTCCGCCGGCAACCCGGCCTGCGCGAACAGCTTCTTGTTGAAGAACAACACCCGCCCGTCGGTGCCCATCGGCACCCCGTACCGCTTGCCGTCGAACTCGCCGAGCGCCTGCACGGCCTGGGGGATCTGGTTCCAGCCGTCCCAGTTCGTGCCGGTGCCGACCACCTCGTCGAGCGGCTTGACCTGCCCGGCCTGCGCGAGCTCACCGAGCCAGATGCCGTCGATCTCGATGATGTCGCCGCCACCGCCGGTCTTGAGGTCGAGCGCCACCTTGGTCTTGAAGTCCTCGTCGCCGGCGCCGTTCTGCTCGAACTCGATGGTCGCCGTGACGCCCTTGGCCTTCTGCAGCTCGGTGAACTTCGGGACCACCCAGTTCTGCAGCCAGTTCGCGCCGCGCGCGTTCTTCCCGCCCAGCGCCGCGTTGGCGACGATCGTCAGGGTGATCTCCTTGGCGTCGGCGTTGCGCCCCTGGTCCGTTTCCTGTGTCCCGCCGAGACACCCCGTCAGAAGCGCGCACACCGCCAGCAACCCGAACGCCTTTGTCCGCATCCTGTGACCCCCCGCCGCGAAACTCCGCTGGTACGTCACTCATCAACATGGCACTGGATCACGCCCGCCACAAGCTCTCAGCACTCTCTCAGCGCGCCACTGGAAGGCTCCCGCTTGAAGGGGGTAGATCAACAATGCAACTGCTGCTGGCGGCCGTCCTCGCCGCCTCCACCCTGGTGACACCGCAGGTCACCGGCCCGTTCCCGGTGGGTACGTTCAACGCCCACCTCACCGACACACGTGCCGACCCGTGGCACCCGGACCAGCGCCGGGAGCTCATGGTCACGGTCACCTACCCGGCCCGCGCGAAGGGCGAGGAGGCACCGTTCCTGACGCCTGCCTTCGCCGCGGCCACCGACCCGATCATCTCCAGCCCCGCGTTCCTCGACATCCCGGCGGGGACCGTCGACTGGACCGGGACGCGACGCCAGGCCCGCACGAACGCACCCGCCCTCCCGGGCCGCTTCCCCACCGTGCTCTTCTCCCCCGGCCTGCAGTCGCCGCGCGAGTTCCACGCGGGCGCGGCGGACGACCTGGCCAGCCGCGGGTACGTCGTCGTGACGGTCTCGCACACCTACGAGTCGCTGGTCGTCGAGTTCCCCGGCGGACGGCTGGTGCCGAGCGAGGTCCAGGACGCGCGGCCGGAGACGATGAAGAAGGCCATCGACGCGCGGGTCGCGGACATGCGGTTCGTGCTCGGCCAACTTCCCCGGCTGCACAAGGGCGCCGACGTCACGCGCGTCGGCATCGCCGGGCATTCCTACGGCGGGTACACGGCCGGCGAGACGATGGTGCACGACCGCCGGTTCGACGCGGGCATCAACATCGACGGCGCCATGGAGCACAGCGGCGAAGGGCCTTACGCGCCCGGCGAGATCGTCACGAAGGGCGTCGACCGGCCGTTCCTGCTCTTCGGCGGCGATCTCGGTGAACGCGAGCTCTCGCACGTCGACACGAGCCTCACCAGGTCGTGGGCCGACTTCTGGCCCAACCAGCGCGGCTGGAAGCGGGACGTGCACCTCGACGACGGCGCGCACCTGGGGTTCAGCGACCTGCAGTGGGCCGTCCCGCAGATCGACGAGGTCACGCCGGAGCGGAGGGTGGAGCTGATCGGCACGATCACCCCGCGGAGCTCGGTGAAGGCGCAGCACGACTACGTGGCCGCGTTCTTCGACCTGCACCTCAAACACCGCGGCACCACGCTGTTCGACCGTGCGCGCCACCCCGGGATCCGGCTCGTTCCCTGACGTCGGACGCAGCCGGCGGCGGTATGGTCTGGTCCAATGGCTGTCGAGTTCAACGTCCTCGGACCACTGCTGGTCAGGGTGCACGGCAGGGAGCTGCCGCTGGGCGGGTTCACCCGCCGGGCCGTGCTCGGCTTCCTGCTGCTCAACGCCGGCCGGGTGGTGTCGATCAGCGAGCTGACCGAGGCGTTGTGGCCGGACGGGCATCCTCCGACGGCGCGCGGGATCCTGTTGAACGTCGTGTCGGCGTTGCGCAAGGCGGGGCTCGACCTCGTCACCCGCAAGCCCGGCTACCTGCTGCGCGTGGAACCGGATCGTGTTGACCTGCACCGGTTCCGCGCGTTGCTGGCCCGTGCGGCCACCGCTCCGACGCCTCAGCAGGCCGCGACCCTGCTGCGCGACGCGCTGGCGTTGTGGCGCGGGCCGGTGCTCGCGGACCTCGTGGCGGACGGCGTGTCGTGGCCCGCGCTGGTGGAGGTCGCGCAGCTGCGCGAGGCGGCCGTGGAGGACCGGTTCGACGCGGAGATCGCCTGCGGGCGGCACCGCGAGGTGGTCGCGGAGCTGGAGGTGCTGGTGCGCGACCAGCCCGTGCGGGAACGGGTGCAGGGCCAGCTGATGCTCGCCCTCTACCGCTCGGGACGGCAGGCCGACGCGCTCGCGGTGTTCCGGCAGGCGCGGGAACGGCTCGCGGCCGAGCTCGGGATCGACCCCGGCCGCGAGCTGGTGGCGCTGGAACACGCCATCCTCACCCAGGACCCGGCGCTCGCCCTGACCACGCACGCCACGCCGACGGTGTTGGAGCGCAAGAAGGTCAGCGTGCTCGTCACCCGGCTGGAGCTGGGCACCGGCGAGGCGGCCGACGAGCGGCTGGAGGCCGGTGTCGGCGCGGTCCGCGCCCTGGTCGAGGCACTCGGCGGGGTCGTCGTGACGACGCTCGGGTCGACGGTGTGCGCGACGTTCGGTGCCCCGGCCAGTCGCGAGGACGACGCGGCACGGGCGGTGCGCGCGGCTTTCGAGGTCGTGGCGGAGCATCCCGCCGCGGCGGCGGTGTGCACCGGTCCGGCGCTGGTGACCTCCGGCGACCGGCTGGAGGTCAGCGGGACGTTGCTCGACGCGGGCCTCCAGCTCGTCGCGCAGGCCGCCGCCGGTGAGGTCAGGACGTGCCCGACGACGGACAGGACGTTGACGCCCGCGGGGGACGAGGCGCCGTTCGTCGGCAGGTCGGCCGAGCTGGCGCGGTTGTGCGACGTGTTCGAGGAGGTCGCCCGCTCCCGGCGGCCGCGGCGGGTGACGCTGGTGGGCGAGCCGGGTGCGGGCAAGTCGCGGCTGGTGCGGGAGTTCGCGGCCGGACGCCGGACGCTGACCGGGCGCACGCCACCGTTCAGCCACAACGACCCGCTGGCGCCGCTCGCGGAGGTCGTGCGCTCGCACGCGCAGGTGTTCGACACCGACTCCGCGGCGACGGCCGCCGCGAAGATCGCGGCGATCAGCACCGACCAGTGGCTGGTCGCGCAGCTGTCCGCGCTGGTCGGTGTCGGTCCGCAGGGCAGCGACGTGCTGATGGCGTGGCGCCGGCTGGTCGAGCAGCTCGCGGCCGACCCGCTCGTGGTGGTCGTCGAGGACGCGCACTGGGCGGACGACCTGCTGCTGGACTTCCTGCACGGTCTTCCCGACACGGCCGACGACGTGCCGTTGCTGGTGCTCGTAACGGCACGGCCGGAGCTGCTGGCCCGCCGCCCGGCGTGGGGTGAGGTCATCGCGCTCACCGCACTGTCCGAAGAGGACACGGCGCTGCTGCTGAAGATGCTGATGACCCGGCACGACGTGGCGGCCGACCTGCCGACACTGCTGCAGCGGTCGGCCGGCAACCCGTTGTTCGCCGGCGAGTGCGTGCGGATGCTGCGCGACGGCGTCACCGACGAGCTGCCGGACACGGTGCAGACGGTGATCGGCGCGCGACTGGACTCGTTGCCACCGCTGGAGAAGGTCGTGCTGCAGGACGCGGCCGTCCTCGGTGCCACGGTCTGGCCGGGAGCGGTCGCCGCGGTCGCCGACCGGGACGTCGACGAGGTCGCGAGGTCGTTGGAAGTGTTGCGGCAGCGGGACTTCCTGCACCGCAGGCCGGTCAGCAACGTCGTTGGCGAGGTGGAGTACGCGTTCAGCCACGTGCTGGTGCGCGACGTGGCCTACGACCGGGTGCCGCGCGGGACCAAGGCGATGAAGCACTTCCACGTGGCGCAGTGGTTGCGGGCGCTGCCGTTGGAGCACGTCCCCCTGCTGGCGCACCACTTCCAGGAGGCGGTCTGGCTGGCAGAGGCCTCCGGGAACCCGTGCGACATCCTCGGCCGGCACGCGCGCGAGGCGTTGACCGAGACAGGGCGCAAGGCGATGGCGCTCGCGGCACGCGCCACGGCGTCCCGTTGCTACGAGGCGGCGCTCGCCGTGTGCCCGCCCGGCCACGGCGACCGGGCGGGGTTGCTGACGTTGCTGGGCGCGAGCCTGTCCTGGAGCGGTGGCGGGACGGAGGAGCTGGCCGAGGCGGTGGAGCTGCACGTGGCCGCGCGGGACTTCGCGGGAGCGGCGGACGCGTCCAGGGCGGCATGGCGGGCGTACCGGCACCGGGGCGAGCACCAGGAGGCGGTGCGGCACCTGGACCGGACACTGGAGCTCCTCGCCGTCGCCGAACCCGACGAGCGGGTGTTCGCCGTGCTGGCACAGGCCGCGCACGCGTTGACGTTGGCGGGCCGGACCGACCAGGCGGTCACGGCGGCGCGGGAGCGCTGGCCGGGGCGACCGGCACGGACCGGGCGGTCGCGCTGGAGACGCTGGGCCTGTCGCGGGTGAAGAAGGGGGACGCGGCGGGGGTCGAGGACATGCGGCAGGCCGTGGCCGAACGACGTGCCGCCGGTGTCTCCGCGAGCCTGTGCCTGTTCAACATGGGCACCGCGTACGCGATGCTGGGCGACGCGCGCGCACGACGGGCCGTGCGAGCCGAGGCACGGGTGTCGGCGCTGCGGCACGGTGACGAGTACACGCTCGCGCGCCTGGAGTCGTCGCGGTACGTCGAGCTGTTCTGGGAAGGCGACTACGACGGCGCGCTGGCGAACCTCGACGAGTCGATCGCGGCGGCCCCAGGAGAGCCGTACCACCACGCCATCCGCGGCCGGATCGGGTTGCTGACCGGCGACCTGGACCGCGCCCGCGCCGACGTCGCCCGCGCCTTGGAGCTGGCCAGGCGCAAGGGGCACCCCGGCGAGCTGCAGCACCCGCTCGTGCTGACCGCGCGGATCGCGCTGCTCGACGGCCTGCCCGCCGACGCGTGGGTCGACGAGCTGCTGACCGTGCTGCCGGGCGAGCAGATCACCGGGCCGATCGGCGCCGGTCTGCCGATCGTGCTCGCGGCCACCGGGCACGGACCGGAGAGCCTGGCCGGGGTGTCGTGGTCGCGGTGGCGGGACGCGGCAGTCGCACACCTGTCCGGTGACCGGCTCACGGCCGTGCGGCTGTACGAGGAGATCGGCTCAGTGCCGGACGTGCTCGACGCACGGTGAGTCGCCAGTTATCGGCCGCAAATAGTTTTCGGACGTGTCCGCCATCCCTCGCTACTTCCAGGCCAAGACCAAGCTGCTCGACCTGCTGGCCGAGCTGCCGGACGGCACACCGTTCCCGCCGGAACGCGAACTGGCCGAGCTGTTCGGGATGTCGCGCACGACGGTCCGCAAGGCGCTGGACGAACTGGTGCTGGAGGGCAAGCTCATCCGCAGGACCGGCCGGCAGGGCACCGCGGTCGCGCCACGCCGGCAGCTGCACCGGGTGAGCCTGGACACGCTGGTCAACGACCTCGCGCCCCGTGAGTCGGTGGTGGTGCGGACGGTCGGCGGGCAGGACGTGGTGAACGTCGAGGCGCTGCTGGTCCGCGGCGACGAGCCGATCGGGGTGCGGTCGGCCTACCTGCGGGCCGCGCGGTTCCCGGGGTTCGCGGAGAGCTACGACCGCGGGGTGCCGTTGCGCCGGTTCCTCGCCGAGCAGTACCGGGTGCGGTTCGGCGACCTGCACCCGTGGTGCACGACCGCTCTCGCCACACCGCGCGTGGCCGGTCTTCTGGGCGTGCGACCCGCGACACCGTTGCTGTCGGTCGCATGGATGGCCTACGACCTGCGTGGTGTGCCCGTCGAACGGTCATGGGTCTTGCTGCGCAGCGACCGTGCGCAACTCACGATGCACGTGCCACGCACAGACCACGCTGTGCGCCGTTCGAGTGCTTGAGTGTTCCTCAGCGGACCGTCGAGATGTCCGCCCACACCGTCTTGAACTCGGGGAACCGGTTGTGCCCCCACACCTGCGCCAGTCCGTTGACCAGCAACAACCCGCGCTGCCGCCGTCCGAGGAACCCCATCCGCCCCAGCTGCGGGAACCGGCCGGGCGTACCGTCCTCGACCTCGACACGCACGACCTCACGCTCAGGCAAGGACAAAACCCGCACACGACGCGGTGGCGCTGCGTGGTGGTAGGCGTTGCTGACGAGCTCCGTGGCCACGACCATCACGTCGACCACAACGTTCTCGTGCATCCCCAGAAGAAGGCGACGTACCTGCGCGCGCACATCCGCGAGCGGCAACATCCCCTCCGGCAGGACGAGGTCCACATGTTCGCTGGACCGTCCAATGACACCCATCAGCCTCTCCCCGCGCCCTGTTTTTTCAAGGCAGCAAGTCCGTACCCAAAGTCGCGGCGATCAAAACCCACGAACCGAACTCACTTCTCTTCCCTCGGCAGGTCGGCCCACACAACGGTGCCGCCGTGGGCTCTGTCCACACCCCACCGGTCCGACAACCGGGCCACCAGCACCAGACCGTACCCGCGCTGCGGCCGGCTGACCTTGCGCAACGGCGGCCGCGCCTGCGCGTCGTGGGCGATCTCCACGCGGATCTTGCCCGGCGCGAGGACCACCCGCAGCAACGTCGGCTCCGACGTGTACCGGTACGCGTTGCTGACGAGCTCGTTCACCACGAGCAACACGTCGGCGACGCAGTTCTGGTCCTCACCCATGAGCTCCAGCCGCACCCAGCGCCGAACAGTCGCCAGAGAAGGCCGCTGCCTGCCCAACGGCAGATGCGACTCCTCGCCCGTTCGTGCTGCCTGGTCGTGCGCCAAACCGCTCCCCAAGGGTCACGTTGATCAGTTCGAGCGCGGGTTACCCAGTACATCGGGAACCAAACTGTGTTAATTGGCGCTGTGTTCATTGGCGCTCGCTCCGCTCGCGCGG from Lentzea guizhouensis harbors:
- a CDS encoding alpha/beta hydrolase family protein, which translates into the protein MQLLLAAVLAASTLVTPQVTGPFPVGTFNAHLTDTRADPWHPDQRRELMVTVTYPARAKGEEAPFLTPAFAAATDPIISSPAFLDIPAGTVDWTGTRRQARTNAPALPGRFPTVLFSPGLQSPREFHAGAADDLASRGYVVVTVSHTYESLVVEFPGGRLVPSEVQDARPETMKKAIDARVADMRFVLGQLPRLHKGADVTRVGIAGHSYGGYTAGETMVHDRRFDAGINIDGAMEHSGEGPYAPGEIVTKGVDRPFLLFGGDLGERELSHVDTSLTRSWADFWPNQRGWKRDVHLDDGAHLGFSDLQWAVPQIDEVTPERRVELIGTITPRSSVKAQHDYVAAFFDLHLKHRGTTLFDRARHPGIRLVP
- a CDS encoding BTAD domain-containing putative transcriptional regulator, whose protein sequence is MAVEFNVLGPLLVRVHGRELPLGGFTRRAVLGFLLLNAGRVVSISELTEALWPDGHPPTARGILLNVVSALRKAGLDLVTRKPGYLLRVEPDRVDLHRFRALLARAATAPTPQQAATLLRDALALWRGPVLADLVADGVSWPALVEVAQLREAAVEDRFDAEIACGRHREVVAELEVLVRDQPVRERVQGQLMLALYRSGRQADALAVFRQARERLAAELGIDPGRELVALEHAILTQDPALALTTHATPTVLERKKVSVLVTRLELGTGEAADERLEAGVGAVRALVEALGGVVVTTLGSTVCATFGAPASREDDAARAVRAAFEVVAEHPAAAAVCTGPALVTSGDRLEVSGTLLDAGLQLVAQAAAGEVRTCPTTDRTLTPAGDEAPFVGRSAELARLCDVFEEVARSRRPRRVTLVGEPGAGKSRLVREFAAGRRTLTGRTPPFSHNDPLAPLAEVVRSHAQVFDTDSAATAAAKIAAISTDQWLVAQLSALVGVGPQGSDVLMAWRRLVEQLAADPLVVVVEDAHWADDLLLDFLHGLPDTADDVPLLVLVTARPELLARRPAWGEVIALTALSEEDTALLLKMLMTRHDVAADLPTLLQRSAGNPLFAGECVRMLRDGVTDELPDTVQTVIGARLDSLPPLEKVVLQDAAVLGATVWPGAVAAVADRDVDEVARSLEVLRQRDFLHRRPVSNVVGEVEYAFSHVLVRDVAYDRVPRGTKAMKHFHVAQWLRALPLEHVPLLAHHFQEAVWLAEASGNPCDILGRHAREALTETGRKAMALAARATASRCYEAALAVCPPGHGDRAGLLTLLGASLSWSGGGTEELAEAVELHVAARDFAGAADASRAAWRAYRHRGEHQEAVRHLDRTLELLAVAEPDERVFAVLAQAAHALTLAGRTDQAVTAARERWPGRPARTGRSRWRRWACRG
- a CDS encoding tetratricopeptide repeat protein, which encodes MKKGDAAGVEDMRQAVAERRAAGVSASLCLFNMGTAYAMLGDARARRAVRAEARVSALRHGDEYTLARLESSRYVELFWEGDYDGALANLDESIAAAPGEPYHHAIRGRIGLLTGDLDRARADVARALELARRKGHPGELQHPLVLTARIALLDGLPADAWVDELLTVLPGEQITGPIGAGLPIVLAATGHGPESLAGVSWSRWRDAAVAHLSGDRLTAVRLYEEIGSVPDVLDAR
- a CDS encoding GntR family transcriptional regulator, with translation MSAIPRYFQAKTKLLDLLAELPDGTPFPPERELAELFGMSRTTVRKALDELVLEGKLIRRTGRQGTAVAPRRQLHRVSLDTLVNDLAPRESVVVRTVGGQDVVNVEALLVRGDEPIGVRSAYLRAARFPGFAESYDRGVPLRRFLAEQYRVRFGDLHPWCTTALATPRVAGLLGVRPATPLLSVAWMAYDLRGVPVERSWVLLRSDRAQLTMHVPRTDHAVRRSSA
- a CDS encoding ATP-binding protein, whose product is MGVIGRSSEHVDLVLPEGMLPLADVRAQVRRLLLGMHENVVVDVMVVATELVSNAYHHAAPPRRVRVLSLPEREVVRVEVEDGTPGRFPQLGRMGFLGRRQRGLLLVNGLAQVWGHNRFPEFKTVWADISTVR
- a CDS encoding ATP-binding protein, translated to MGSGLAHDQAARTGEESHLPLGRQRPSLATVRRWVRLELMGEDQNCVADVLLVVNELVSNAYRYTSEPTLLRVVLAPGKIRVEIAHDAQARPPLRKVSRPQRGYGLVLVARLSDRWGVDRAHGGTVVWADLPREEK